The DNA sequence GCACTTTAAAAGACGCAAAAGCGCTTGTCTGGCCGCGTAAATTTGAGCTTTTTGCAAGGCTTGTAAATTTTAAAAAATTATTTTTTAAGTAGTATTTAAAAATATCGCCGCAAACGTATCGCGACGGCTCTTTTTTATTTTGAAAATTTATATTTGAGATTTTTTCCACTTTCGCCTCTTTAAAATAAGCTTCGATTTTAGCCGATTTGCGCTTTTAACTAGGTTAATTTTTAAGCGCGGCTTGACTTTTCGTTTAAAAATTTTTCTATCGCCAAGTCCTGCCTGCGCCTTATCTCGGCGCCGATTTCAGCGCCTTTAAAGCCTTGTTTTAAAATCCCCGCAGTGTCGATAGCGGGTTCAAATTTAGCTTCATAAACGCCTAAATTTTTAGCTCTTTTTACGAGGCTGGGCGAATTTAGTCCGAGCCAGCTTTTTAGCGGTTTATCTAGCGCGATTTTAAGTAGTTCGCGCTCACTCGGACGACGCGAAAAAAACGGCTCTTTGACGCAGGCTTCAAAGCTTTTCGGCAGTCCTAAAGCGTAAAAATTTCTAACGCCGAAGTAGCCGTTTAAAAGATATAAAAACTCGCGCTCGTCTTTTTTGCCGTTTTGTTTGGGTAGAAATTTGACCGCGCTTTTTAGCTTTGCGGCAAATTTTTCAGCCTCGGCGCGGCTCAAATTTAGCCCGAAAATTTTACCAAGAAGACCTAGTTTATAAAGATATAAAAAGCCGATTTCTTGAAATTTAGCGCCGAAAAACTTCATCAGCTCGCCGTTTATGCGCTCTCGGCTAAGGTCGCTGATACTTAGACTCTTCATCAACCGCAAACTACCTCGCGCGATACGGAAATTTAGCCGCGCGCTAAACTGCACCGCCCGTAGTACGCGCAGGCTATCTTCGGCGAATTTTTCATCGTCGATATGGCGCAAGATACCGCGTTTTAGGTCGCGCTCTCCGCCGTAAAAGTCCAAAAACGAGCCGTCAAAGATATTTATCATCATCGAGTTTACGGTAAAGTCTCGGCGCAAAGACGCCGCGCGCTCGTCGTCAGTATAGGCGACTTCAAACGCTTTGTGTCCTTCACCCGTTTTGTTTTCGGTTCGCGGTAAGGAAAGGTCGAAATTTTTAAATTTATAAACGAAGTAATTTTTGCCCACACCGCAAGCGCCGATTTGCGCCATCAGTGCGTCAAATTTATCCGGGTCGATACCGTAAATTTCAACGTCAAAGTCGGAGATTTTTTTACCCAGCATCGCATCGCGAACGCAGCCGCCGACGATATACGCGCGCTTAGTGTGGGGTGCTAGAAAATCTCGCAGCCATTTTAGGTTTTTATTTTTGCAGATTTTCGAGCCGATTTTCGACATTTGCCAGCACGAATTCTAAAAATTTAAGCGTGAGCGAGAGCCTGTCTTTTAGATTTTCCTCGCCGGTCGCGTTTAGCCCTTCAAAAAGCACCAAAATGCGCTCTTTTAGGTTTTTTAGAAATATCTCCTCGCCCGTAAAATTCGCAACCTCGACTTCAAAGGCTTTTTGCGGCGCGGCGCTCAGGGCGGACTCCTCTACGGCGTCAAATTCCGTCGCCGTTTTTTGCGAGCTTACCGCGCTATCCAAAGTCGCCTCAAACTCGCTAGTCTCGTCCGCTACGCTTATCTCACCGACTAAATTTGCAAGCCCGGCGGCATTGGTCAAATTTACGTCGCCGCTTGACGCGGGAACGCCCCCAAAATTTGACTCGTTTTCAGCCTCGCGAGCGTCCAAGTTTTCCTGTGCGGCGTTCATTTGCTTTAGCTCCATCGCCACCTCGTCTATCGCCATTTTTGCTATTTCTTCCAGTTTCATAGTTTTATCAGCCACCTTTTAAATTCGGTTATTTCTTCGTCTGTTTTCATCTTGATAAAAAAGTCTCGCATCTGCTCGTTTACGCCAGTTTTTTTCCTGCTAAGGCCGCTTAGACGCCTTATCGCGGCGATCGCAGCGGCATTTGTCGGCTCGCGCTTTAGGATGTTTTTATAAACTATCAGCGCATCGTCTCTTAGCCCTTGAGCCTCGTAGATTAGGGCTTCCGTTATTGTATTTTTCATTTTTTTATCAGCGAGGCGATGATGCCGCCCATCTCGCTCGTAGAGCAAATTTCTTTAGCGCCGAACTCCGCTATATCCTTCGTCCTGTATCCTTGTGCGAGTGCGGCTTTTACGGCGTTTTCGATCGCTTTTGCAGCCTCGTTTTCGCCAAATGAATACCTAAGCATCATTGCAGCGCTTAGTATAGTAGCGACCGGGTTTGCGATGCTCTGCCCAGCGATATCGGGCGCGCTGCCGTGGATAGGCTCGTAGATGCCTACCTTGCCCCCGATGCTGGCACTTGGCAGGAGCCCTATCGAGCCGCACACCATGCTAGCCTCGTCGCTTAGGATATCGCCGAAGAGGTTTTCCGTCAAAATCACGTCGAATTTACTAGGCGCACGCACGAGCTGCATCGCCGCGTTATCGACGTACATAAACTCCAAATTTACCTCCGGATAGCTCTTTGCGACCTCGCTCGTAACCTCGCGCCAGAGCTGGCTAGTCTCTAGCACGTTTGCCTTATCGACCATGCAGACGCGTTTTTTGCGCTTCATCGCGGTTTCAAATCCGACCTTCGCGATGCGCTCGATCTCCTCGCTCGTGTAGGTCATCGTGTTGTAGGCACTGTTTTCTTTTTTCTCGCGCGGCTGACCGAAGTATATCCCGCCCGTTAGCTCGCGAACCACGATAAAATCGACGCCCTGAAGGACTGACGGCTTTAGCGTGCTAGCGTCCACCAGCTCGTCAAATATCATCGCGGGGCGCAAATTTGCATACGCGCCAAGCTCCTTTCGTAGCTTCAAAAGCCCGCTTTCAGGGCGCAGATGACGCGGCAAGCCGTCCCATTTAGGCCCGCCTATGGCGCCAAAAAGCACAGCGTCAGAGTTTAGCGCGCCGTTTAGCGTCTCGCTAGGCAAAGGCTCGCCAAACACGTCGATCGCCGCACCGCCCATTAGATAAAAGTTATAGCTAAGCTCAAAACCAAACTCCGCGCTAGCCGCATCCAGCGCCTTTATCGCCTCGTCCACTATCTCAGGGCCGATGCCGTCGCCCTTTATCACCGCTATGTTATAAATTTTAGCCATTTTATATCCTTGTTTTTGCGTATTCTATGAGGCCGCCGCTTTTTAAAAGCTCTTGCATAAACGGCGGTATCGGGCTAAATTTATACTCTTTGCCGCTCGTTAAATTTACGACCGCGCCGTTATCCACGTCGATTTTTAGCTCGTCGCCCGCGTTTATCTCGTCGGTTTCTTTGATTTCCAGTATCAAAAGTCCCGTGTTAAAGCTGTTTCTATAAAAAATCCTAGCAAAGCTCTTAGCTATCACCGCGCCGATACCCGCGGCTTTAAGCGCCAAAGGAGCGTGCTCGCGCGAGCTGCCGCAGCCGAAATTTTCGCCAGCTACGATGACGTCGCCGACGGAGATTTTTTTGCTAAATTCAGGATCGGCATCCTCCATGATGTGAGTGGCTAAGATTTTTTCGTCCGAGGTGTTGAGATAGCGCGCGGCTATGATGATGTCGGTGTCGATATTGTCGCCGAATTTCCAGACTTTTGCTTGTTTCATGATTCGCCTTAAGATTAAATTTGGGCGATTTTATCCAAAAGAAGCTAAATAAACAATCAAAGCGCGATAGGTAGCGGTCGGTGCGGGTAAAATTGAGCTCAAATTTGAAGGTGGTTTAGCTTGCCGATCAAATTTGAAGCTCGGCTAAATTTGAGCCCAAAAGCGGTATGGCGCGAAAGACTATTTCTAGTTTAGCAGGCGTAAATTTGAGCGATATGAGGCTGATTTCGCGGCGGCGCGGACGGAGCGTAAATTTGCCGGATTTAAAATTTAAGTTGGTTTTTCGTTCAAATTTTACCGCACGCGGATAAGTAAATTTGACGCACAAAGAGGCAAATTTACTCCAAATTTGCAAAAGCGCCGTTTGTAAAAGTCTAATAAAAACCGAGCGCGCCAAAGCCAAATGGGCGGCGCGTCGGCGCTTTAGCGTTTTTGTGCAAGATAAATTTAAGCTATGTAGCTAACCCCGTAATGATCACAGCTAGGCTTACGCTCCTCGCATTTAGCGTCGCTTTTACCGATCGCAAGCGAGCAAAGCGGCGAGTATCCCTCGGGGATGCCAGCACGAGCTGCGAGAACAGGCTCGTCAAAAAGTGTAACAACGACTGTATTTATCGGGCACGAGGCAAGCTCAAGCGAGGTTGCGCGAAGCTGCATATTTTGCATCACAGAACCCATCGCCCAGTAAATCCCGCGGTGTAGGTTTTCAAGCTTGGCGCCTTCGCATTCCTTCGGCAGTTCCGTCGCGAGTTTACCCGAAACCAAGACAAGAACGGGCGCGCCGTAAAGCGTAGTTTTGGTTTTCATCCCCATGTTTTCAAGCATTTTGCCGAATTTCTTAACGGCCGCCGCATCAAGCTCGCGCAAAAGATCTTTGTCCGTGATAACGCTTATGTGAGCGTCCTTCGTGGTAAAAAGAGCGGGCGCCAGATACGCTGCCTCCAAAATCGCCTGGATCTCCTCTTTTGACGGGACTTCGGCATTAAATTCGCGCACGCTTCGACGCTTTTTCATAGCTTCGAGTAGTTGCATTTTCTCTCCTTAAATTTGATTTTAATTTCAGGCTCGCCGTGCTTTACTCAAGCGCCCGCGAGCAGCCGTTTAACCTAGTAGCTTTTTCACGCACGCTTTTATCTGTTCAAAGCTAGCCGTCGGCTCAAATCTCGCTACGACTTCGCCGTTTCTATCCACTACGAATTTCGTAAAATTCCATTTCACGCCGTCGCCTTCTAAAATTTCGGGAAAGTTGCTTTTTAGCGATTCTTCAAGTTTTGCGCTTAACGGATGGGCGGCATCAAAGCCTTTAAATCCCTGTTTTGAAGTTAGAAATTTAAACAGCTCTATCGCACTCTCGCCGCGCACGTCGCCTTTTTTAAATAGCTCAAACGTTACGCCAAAATTTAGCTTGCAATTTTGCTCTATCGTCTCGTCGTCATCGGGTTCTTGATGAGCGAAATTATCGCTAGGAAAGCCCAACACGCAAAGCCCCTTGTCTTTAAACTCCTGATTTAGTGCCTCAAGCTCCTCGTATTGGTTCGTAAAGCCGCATTTACTGGCCGTATTTGCGATGAGCAACACCTTGCCGCGGTACTCGCCCATAGATTTTTGCTCGCCTCTGCCTGTAGTTACGTTAATGTCGTAGATTTGCATTTTTTCTCCTTTAAATTGATTAAAATAAATAGGGTACCTTTGCCCGTATGTAAACGCGCCTGCTATATCTGGATCGCCAAACGGCGAAAACTAAAACAAAACCGCTGCCGTTAGACAGCCCCAAAGCACGGCTCCGATAGCCATAGTTGCGTGAGTTACTGCAGAATCTTTCATCTTTTTCTCCTTTATTTTTGGAGAATTATAATGACCTTTTGTGTCCTCAATGTGTCCTTTTGGCAACATTTTAAAAATTCGCGTAGGGATTTTAATTTAGAGCGGAAATTGGGGTTATTTCGCCAAATTTTGAAAGAATTTGCCGCCAACTGAGCCGTGATTAAAATTTCGGCAAATTTATGTCCGAGCGCCGAATTTATCCGCAAGCATGGGCTAAAATTCGCTCTCGCGCGAGCTGCAAATGAAATTTGACGCTAGATTTTTAAATTTAAACAAGCAAGCTTTAAAGGTCGCGTCGGAGCATTTAATGTCGTCAAACCGGCTCGCCCGCAGCCATAACACGCGATACTCGCAAACCCAAAAGCCGATTTTACTCAAAAAGCAAA is a window from the Campylobacter massiliensis genome containing:
- a CDS encoding CCA tRNA nucleotidyltransferase, translated to MSKIGSKICKNKNLKWLRDFLAPHTKRAYIVGGCVRDAMLGKKISDFDVEIYGIDPDKFDALMAQIGACGVGKNYFVYKFKNFDLSLPRTENKTGEGHKAFEVAYTDDERAASLRRDFTVNSMMINIFDGSFLDFYGGERDLKRGILRHIDDEKFAEDSLRVLRAVQFSARLNFRIARGSLRLMKSLSISDLSRERINGELMKFFGAKFQEIGFLYLYKLGLLGKIFGLNLSRAEAEKFAAKLKSAVKFLPKQNGKKDEREFLYLLNGYFGVRNFYALGLPKSFEACVKEPFFSRRPSERELLKIALDKPLKSWLGLNSPSLVKRAKNLGVYEAKFEPAIDTAGILKQGFKGAEIGAEIRRRQDLAIEKFLNEKSSRA
- a CDS encoding CiaD-like domain-containing protein; protein product: MKLEEIAKMAIDEVAMELKQMNAAQENLDAREAENESNFGGVPASSGDVNLTNAAGLANLVGEISVADETSEFEATLDSAVSSQKTATEFDAVEESALSAAPQKAFEVEVANFTGEEIFLKNLKERILVLFEGLNATGEENLKDRLSLTLKFLEFVLANVENRLENLQK
- the leuB gene encoding 3-isopropylmalate dehydrogenase — protein: MAKIYNIAVIKGDGIGPEIVDEAIKALDAASAEFGFELSYNFYLMGGAAIDVFGEPLPSETLNGALNSDAVLFGAIGGPKWDGLPRHLRPESGLLKLRKELGAYANLRPAMIFDELVDASTLKPSVLQGVDFIVVRELTGGIYFGQPREKKENSAYNTMTYTSEEIERIAKVGFETAMKRKKRVCMVDKANVLETSQLWREVTSEVAKSYPEVNLEFMYVDNAAMQLVRAPSKFDVILTENLFGDILSDEASMVCGSIGLLPSASIGGKVGIYEPIHGSAPDIAGQSIANPVATILSAAMMLRYSFGENEAAKAIENAVKAALAQGYRTKDIAEFGAKEICSTSEMGGIIASLIKK
- a CDS encoding 3-isopropylmalate dehydratase small subunit, which encodes MKQAKVWKFGDNIDTDIIIAARYLNTSDEKILATHIMEDADPEFSKKISVGDVIVAGENFGCGSSREHAPLALKAAGIGAVIAKSFARIFYRNSFNTGLLILEIKETDEINAGDELKIDVDNGAVVNLTSGKEYKFSPIPPFMQELLKSGGLIEYAKTRI
- a CDS encoding nitroreductase family protein, with the translated sequence MQLLEAMKKRRSVREFNAEVPSKEEIQAILEAAYLAPALFTTKDAHISVITDKDLLRELDAAAVKKFGKMLENMGMKTKTTLYGAPVLVLVSGKLATELPKECEGAKLENLHRGIYWAMGSVMQNMQLRATSLELASCPINTVVVTLFDEPVLAARAGIPEGYSPLCSLAIGKSDAKCEERKPSCDHYGVSYIA
- a CDS encoding glutathione peroxidase, producing MQIYDINVTTGRGEQKSMGEYRGKVLLIANTASKCGFTNQYEELEALNQEFKDKGLCVLGFPSDNFAHQEPDDDETIEQNCKLNFGVTFELFKKGDVRGESAIELFKFLTSKQGFKGFDAAHPLSAKLEESLKSNFPEILEGDGVKWNFTKFVVDRNGEVVARFEPTASFEQIKACVKKLLG